CCCTATCTGTGGCCAGCGCAAGAGCAGCACCTCCCACAGTAGCTGCCGCTGGACGTTCTGGTCCAGAGCCTTACGCGCACCCACCAGGCGACGCCGGAGGGCGGCCAGCTTCTCAGGCGAAGGCAACCGCCGAGGAAGGTGCTCCGGCAGGTCTGGATGGTGCAGGAGGTCCTTCCGGCCGGTCCTCTGCCACACCCAGGCGTCGCGCAGCCAATCCAGGAAGGTTTCGACGACCTCCCGGCCCTCCCATTCTCTCATTTCTTGGGCCAGCTCTAATCTCTGCCGCGCCGGAGCCTGCCAAACACCGGACCAAATCCTCAGCATAACCGACCGCTTGGGGTCCCCGCTCACAAGCTTCTTTGCCCGCTCCAGGTTCCCTCCGGCCAGGGCCGCCGCCCACTGCGCCTGCGGCCCTTCGAATCCCCGGTCGGCCAGAAAGCTCAACACCGCCGCCCGCGGCAAGGGGCCAAAGCGCACCGTCTGGCAACGCGAACGTATCGTGGGCAGTAGATCCTCCGGGCGGTCACTAACCAAAACGAAGACCATCGGGGCGGTCGGCTCTTCCAAAAGCTTCAACAAGGCATTGGCCGCTTCCGGGGTAAGCTCCTCCGCCCGCACCAGCACCACTAACAGGTACCGCCCCTCGTGAGGGGGATAGACCGCCCGCCGGCGCACCTCCTGGAGCTGCTCCAGCTTTAGGCTCTGGCCGGCCGGCTCTATCCAAAGCAGATCCGGGTGCGAACGCTCCCTGAGCTTGAGGCAGGCCGGACAGAAATCGCAGGCGTCCCCCTGCCGGGAGTAGGGGCAATTGAGAGCCTGGGCCCAGGCCAGAGCCGCGGTCTTCTTGCCTGCGCCCGGAGGCCCGGCAAAAAGGTAGGCGTGGGTTATCCGGCCCTCAACCAAGGCCCGCCGCAGCTGCTCCTTGGCAACCTCCTGCCCGTACAGAGCGGCCAGAGTCATGACCACCCTTTCCTTTCCAGAAAGGCCTCTACCTTGTTCTTCACCCGGACGAAGACCTCGTCCGGAGGTCCGAGGGCTTCGATCACCGCCACCCGCTCCGGGAACTGCCTGGCCAATGTCAAATAGCCCCTGCGCA
This Clostridia bacterium DNA region includes the following protein-coding sequences:
- the holB gene encoding DNA polymerase III subunit delta', yielding MTLAALYGQEVAKEQLRRALVEGRITHAYLFAGPPGAGKKTAALAWAQALNCPYSRQGDACDFCPACLKLRERSHPDLLWIEPAGQSLKLEQLQEVRRRAVYPPHEGRYLLVVLVRAEELTPEAANALLKLLEEPTAPMVFVLVSDRPEDLLPTIRSRCQTVRFGPLPRAAVLSFLADRGFEGPQAQWAAALAGGNLERAKKLVSGDPKRSVMLRIWSGVWQAPARQRLELAQEMREWEGREVVETFLDWLRDAWVWQRTGRKDLLHHPDLPEHLPRRLPSPEKLAALRRRLVGARKALDQNVQRQLLWEVLLLRWPQIGLEEGRSGSGKDSRGPVPASRKNILL